In Candidatus Thorarchaeota archaeon, one genomic interval encodes:
- a CDS encoding aspartate/glutamate racemase family protein translates to MKRIALVGVTGIDWWKSEKKRRFIENLTPTGYEISNFYCNYGTHSVESHADEAYNAPFILEQIVAASVQGYDGIVIDCACDPILDAAREVSDIPVVGPMQVSLHLALTLGRTIGIVTVEGKSLAKCMESQVRQEGLDAFFAGIEAIDLPVLEISETPRRAENELMTRAHSLIEKGADVIVLGCTGLSHEVDLDRIMKGTGVPVLDPLVVGLRMVVLLIESGLSHSKLAYPNPPKKPIVEDPSLKGSFDDILRE, encoded by the coding sequence ATGAAAAGAATAGCACTGGTCGGTGTTACAGGTATTGATTGGTGGAAATCAGAGAAGAAACGAAGATTCATTGAGAATCTTACACCAACTGGTTACGAGATTTCGAATTTTTACTGTAACTATGGTACCCACAGCGTCGAATCTCACGCTGACGAGGCATACAATGCCCCATTCATTCTTGAGCAAATAGTTGCTGCGAGCGTCCAAGGGTATGATGGTATAGTCATCGATTGCGCCTGTGATCCTATACTTGATGCTGCAAGAGAAGTATCTGACATTCCCGTTGTTGGTCCAATGCAGGTCTCCTTGCATTTGGCTTTGACCTTGGGGAGAACAATAGGAATCGTTACTGTTGAAGGGAAATCCCTAGCGAAGTGCATGGAATCTCAGGTCAGACAGGAAGGACTAGATGCGTTCTTTGCTGGAATAGAGGCTATCGACCTCCCAGTTCTTGAAATAAGTGAAACCCCCAGAAGAGCTGAGAACGAGTTAATGACACGAGCTCACTCGCTGATCGAAAAAGGCGCAGATGTGATCGTTCTTGGCTGTACGGGTCTTTCACATGAGGTTGACCTGGATCGGATAATGAAAGGAACCGGTGTACCTGTTCTGGATCCTCTTGTAGTAGGGCTTCGAATGGTGGTCCTACTCATTGAATCAGGCCTTTCACACAGCAAGCTAGCATATCCAAATCCACCAAAGAAACCGATTGTTGAGGACCCCTCTTTGAAGGGGTCTTTTGATGATATCCTGCGGGAGTAA